The DNA sequence GATGAATCTACATGTGATTATATTGGAATTTCTATAGCAAATATTAATGCAAGAATTTTTGCTAATTTACTTGGTGAAGATGCTTATTATTTTATTCCTAATAATTTTCAAGAGTTGGATATGGCCATATCCTCTGGTAAAATTGTTGTAATGGGAGGACTTCAACCTGGTCAATCTACAAATGCTGTAGCTGCAATTATTGCAGAAAGAACAAAATCTAAAATTTTAATAATAACTACAAATGTTGATGGAATTTATACTAGCGATCCAAAAAAAGATCCACAAGCTAAAAAATATGATTTAATAAATATTGATGAACTTATTAAAATTTTAGAAGAACAAGGAACTAAAGCTGGAGAATATGAATTATTAGATTCTATAGCTTTAAAAATAATAAAACGTTCAAGAATTTTAACAAAAGTAATAGATGGAAGCAATCCAAATAATATTTTAAGAGCTTTTTTAAATGAAAAAATAGGAACTACGATTATACCTTAGGTGTTTAATATGTCAAAGAAAAAAGAAGAATGGGGACCACATTCTCATTGTATTATTTGTGGAAAAGCTATTCCTGAAGGAGAGAAAACTTGTTCAAAAGAATGTGCAAAAAAATATGAAGAAGAGATTAAGCATTATAAAAGACAACAAAAAATGAGTATATTCTTCATAATAGTTATGATTGGATTCATATTAATATTCTTCTTAGCATCTTATTTCATGCATGGTTAAAAGTTAAATATTCTTATTACAATTCTTTTTTTAAGCGGGGGTCCCCTAGCCAGGTTAAAGGGGGAGGACTCAAGATTTAAAAATGGGTTATCCTCTGGCGTAGGCCTTCGTGGGTTCAAATCCCACCCCCCGCATTATTAAATTAAAATATCATATTAAGATAGTTGAAGAAGTTCTTTTAATCCTTGTTCAAGACTTATTCTTGGATTAAAATTTAAAAGTTTATTAGCTTTTGATATATCTGCATAGCTGTGTTTTATATCACTTGAACGTGGTTTAACAAAAATTGGTTTTAAATTTTTATTTGAATAATTTATGATTAGTTTTGCTAATTCTCTTATAGTAATGGGTTTTCCAGTAGCTATATTAATAATTTCATTTTCTATTTCTTTTTCAATAGAAAGCTTTATTGCTTCAGCAACATCATTTACATGGATAAAATCTCTTGTTTGTAATCCAT is a window from the Candidatus Methanomethylicota archaeon genome containing:
- the pyrH gene encoding UMP kinase; this translates as MNITIKLSGHVLFPSFNISPNLKPYAEVIKKIKSMGHMPYIVIGGGEPARYYINIARENNADESTCDYIGISIANINARIFANLLGEDAYYFIPNNFQELDMAISSGKIVVMGGLQPGQSTNAVAAIIAERTKSKILIITTNVDGIYTSDPKKDPQAKKYDLINIDELIKILEEQGTKAGEYELLDSIALKIIKRSRILTKVIDGSNPNNILRAFLNEKIGTTIIP
- a CDS encoding DUF2116 family Zn-ribbon domain-containing protein encodes the protein MSKKKEEWGPHSHCIICGKAIPEGEKTCSKECAKKYEEEIKHYKRQQKMSIFFIIVMIGFILIFFLASYFMHG